GCCTACTTGCGCTGGCTGCTGGCCTACTTCGAGGGGGACGTGGCACTGGTGGCGGCCGCCTACAACGCCGGCGAAGGCACGGTGGAGCGCTACCGCGGCGTGCCGCCGTATGCCGAGACGCGAGCCTACGTGCGCCGCATCCTGGCCGCGGTAGGCGAAACGGTGCACCCTTTCGACGCCGAGGCGGCCCGGCCGTCGCCCGCGCTGCGGCGCATCCGCGACGGCGAGGCGCTGCAGCGCCGGCCCTGAGCCGGGCCGCGGCCGCATTTGCGGCGAGGGCTCACAGCCGCACTTCGCGGTGCTCGCCCATGTCGTGCGGGCGCTGGCCGGTCATGGCGGCCTTGGCCATCTTGAAGAGCTGGACCATCTTGCTGCTCTCTACATCCCAGTACTCGGCATGGTCGATGTGCACCGCCAGCAAGGCGACGTCGGGGTCGTCCGGGCCGTTCGGGAACCAGGCCTGGGTGGCGGTGTTCCACAGCTCCTGCTTGCGGGCCGCGTCATCCGACAGGCGGGCAAAGCCGGCCAGCGAGATGTAGCGGTCCTTGTCGGGCGAGGCGTAGGCCACGTTCACCGCGCCGTCGTCGCGCAGGTCGGCCGCCAGCTCGCTGCTGCGCGAGATGAAGAACCACAGCACCGCGCCCTCGTCGATGGAGCGGTTCTGGGTGGTCAGGGGGCGGGAGCGCAGCTGGCCGTCGTTGTGGCGGGTGGTGACCATCGCGAAGCGGATGTCGCGGATCATGTCCCACAGGCGCTCCTGCGGGGAGGTGTCGTTCAGCAGAGCCATATCGCTTGCTTCTCCGTGATGAATGAAGGCAGGCGCCCGCGGCAGCCGCGCCAGGCGGGCGGCCGCGGGCGGCGGGTTCAGGCCATGGGGGTGGGCATCACCGGCGGCTCGTGCACCGGCACCGGGTTGTCCGGCGGTGGCGGATCGCTCACCGGCGGGGCCGGTATGTCCGGGCCGGGCGGCGGCACCTCCGGCGGGGCCGGAGGCGGGCTGGGCACCGTCGGCGGCAGCGGCGGATCGGTGTGCGCCTGCAGCGCGTCCGCCGCCGTGCCCCGGGTGTCAGTGGCGGCGATGAAGGGCATCCTTCACCTGCTCCTTGGCGTCGCCGTAGTCGGCCTGCAGGTCACCCGCGTTCTTCTGCACGCGGCCCTTGGCCTCGAGGCTGTGGTTGTCAGTGGCCTGGCCGGCCACTTCCTTGACCTTGCCCTTCGCTTCTTCCATCCGGCCCTTCACTTGATCTCGGTTCATGGCGAGTCCTTTCTTCAAAGTTGACACAGCCGTACGGGACAGGTGCCCCGCGTCGACAGCTTCACTTTGCCCGCCGCGGCGCGCCCTGCCTGTCGGCCGGGGAGCTCGGCAGGCGTAGGACAAATGCCCACAGCGCGCCGCGGCTGCGGCGGCGCCGGCCTGGCGCTGCGTGCTAGGCGAGCGCTTGGTCGAGCACCTCGATCCAGTGCTTCACCGGGGTCTGGGTGCCGGTCTGCAGGTGCTGGATGCAGCCGATGTTGGCCGACACGATCGCCTGTGGCTGGTGCGGCAGCAGTTGCGACAGCTTGCGGTCGCGCAGGCGGTAGGCGATGTCCGGCTGCAGCACCGAATACGTGCCGGCCGAGCCGCAGCACAGGTGCGCCTCGCCCACCGCCAGCTCCACCTCGAAGCCCAGTTCGCGCAGGCCCGCCTCGACACCGCCGCGCAGCTTCTGGCCATGCTGCAGCGTGCAGGGCGGGTGGAAAGCCAGCTTCGGCAGCGGGCCTGCCGCCGACGAGCGGTGCAGCTGCTGGCGCAGGGCCGGCAGCAGCTCGGGCAGCAGCTCCGAAAGGTCGCGCGTCAGCGCGCCAATGCGCTCGGCCTTCTCGGCATAGGCCGGATCGTGCCGCAGGTGGTGGCCGTAGTCCTTCACCGTGACGCCGCAGCCGGAGGCATTCATCACGATGGCCTCGACACCGCCGCGCACCACCACCGGCCACCAGGCGTCGATGTTGCGGCGCATGTCGTCGAGGCCGCCTTCGGTGTCATTCAGGTGGGTGCGGATGGCGCCGCAGCAACCGGCCTCGTCCGCCACCAGCGTCTGGATGCCGGCGGCGTCCAGCACGCGGGCGGTGGCGCTGTTGATGTTGGGCATCATGGCCGGCTGCACGCAGCCGGTCAGCATCAGCACCTTGCGGGGATGGTCGCGCGTCGGCCACAGGTGGGCACGGCCGCTGCGGTCGCTCGCCGGCACCTTGTGCTTCAGCGCTGCAGGCAGCAGCGGGCGCACCGCCTGGCCGAGCTTCATCGCCGGTGCGAACAGCGGCGAGGTGAGGCCTTCCTTCAGCGCCGTGCGCAGCGCCCGTTCCATGCGCGGGCGCGGCACTTTTTCCTCGACGATCTTGCGGCCGATGTCGACCAGGCGGCCGTACTGCACCCCCGAAGGGCAGGTGGATTCGCAGTTGCGGCAGGTCAGGCAGCGGTCCAGGTGCAGCTGGGTGCTGCGGGTCACCGGCTCGCCTTCGAGCACCTGCTTCATCAGGTAGATGCGCCCGCGCGGGCCATCGAGCTCATCGCCCAGCAGCTGGTAGGTGGGACAGGTGGCGGTGCAAAAGCCGCAATGGACGCAGCTGCGCAGGATGGCCTGCGCCTCCTCGCCTTCGGGCGTGTCCTGGAACTCGGGAGCGAGATGGGTCTGCATGGTGGGGTGTCCCCGGGCTCACAGGCCGGGGTAGAGCCGGCCGGGATTGAACAGCTGTTGCGGGTCGAAGGCCTTCTTCAGCTCGCGGTGCAGGCGGTCCAGCGGTGCCGGCAGCGGCGCAAAGACGCCCTGGCGCTGCTCGCTGCCACGGAACAGCGTGGCATGGCCGCCAGCGGCCCGTGCGGCGTCGCGCACCGCTGCGGCCGGCGCCGCCGTGCACAGCCAGCGCTGGCCCCCGCCCCATTCCAGCAATTGCTCGCCGGAGAGCTGCAGCGGCGCGGCCGTGGGCGCCACCGACAGGCGCCACAGGCTGGCGCCGCCATCGACCGCCGTTTGTGCCTGCAGGAAAAACTCGTCGCGCTGGTCGCGCAGGCCGTCCCAGAAGTCGGCGGCCGCCTCGGGCGGCACCCGCTCGCCACCGAGCTTGCGCAGCGCCGCCTGCACCGCGGCATGCGCGCCGCTCAGCCGCAGCACCAGCATGCCGCTCCACCAGGCACTGGCATGCAGCGGCAGCGGCTGGCCGGCCCACTCATTGACCCGGCGGATGGCGGTGGCCTGGTCCATCTCGAAGCGCACGGTCGCACTCGCGGGGGCCACCGGCAGGACCTTGAGCGACACCTCCAGGATCACGCCGAGCACGCCCATCGAGCCCGCCAGCAGGCGCGAAACGTCGTAGCCGGCCACGTTCTTCATCACCTGCCCGCCGAAGCTGAGCACCTCGGCCCGGCCGTTCAGCAAGGTGGCGCCCAGCACATAGTCGCGCACCGCGCCCACCGCCGCGCGGGCCGGGCCCGACAGCCCGGCGGCCACCATGCCACCGACGGTGCCGCCCTCGGCGTAGCGCGGCGGCTCGAACGGCAGGCACTGGCCTTTCTCGGCGAGCGCCGCTTCCAGCTCCGCCAGCGGCGTGCCGCAGCGGGCCGTGACCACCAGCTCGGTCGGTTCGTAGCTGGAGATGCCGGCCAGCGGCCGCACGTCGAGCGGCTCGGCGTCCTCGCCGGGTTCGCCGTAGAAGGCCTTGGTGCCGCCCGCCTGGATGCGCAGGCGCCGGCCTTCCGCGGCGGCGGCACGGACGCGCTCGACGAGCGCCTGGAGTTCGGGGGAAGACGGGAAACTGCTCACGGAAAGCGCCTGGAGGTTCGGTCTCGGGGTCGGCGCGCTCAGAAGCGCTCCAGCTCGGGGAAAGGCAGCAGGCCCTTGCGGACGTGCATCTTTCCGTACTCGGCGCAACGATGCAGCGTCGGGATCACCTTGCCGGGATTCAGCAGGCCGGCAGGATCGAAGGCCCGCTTGAGCGCCAGCATCTGCTCGCGCTCCTCGGGCGAGAACTGCACGCACATCGAGTTGAGCTTCTCGATGCCCACGCCATGCTCGCCGGTGACGGTGCCGCCGAGCGCGACGCTGGTTTCCAGGATGTCGGCGCCAAACAGCTCGCAGCGGTGCAGCTGGTCCGGGTCGTTGGCATCGAACAGGATCAGCGGATGCAGGTTGCCGTCGCCGGCGTGGAACACGTTGGCGCAACGCAGGCCGTACTTCTTTTCCATCCCGGCGATGGCGAGGAGGATGTCGGCCAGCTTCTTGCGCGGAATGGTGGAGTCCATGCACATGTAGTCGGGGCTCATGCGCCCACTGGCCGGGAAGGCGTTCTTGCGGCCGCTCCAGAACTTCAGGCGCTGCGCCTCGTCGCGGCTGACCTCGACCCGGGTCGCGCCGGCCGCCACCAGCACGTCGACCATGCGGCCGATCTCCTCCTGCACCTCCTCCGGCGTGCCGTCGCTCTCGCACAGCAGGATGGCCTCGGCCGCGAGGTCATAGCCGGCATGCACGAAGTCCTCGACGGCGGCCGTCATGGGCTTGTCCATCATCTCCAGCCCGGCCGGGATGATGCCGGCGGCGATGATGTCAGCCACCGCCTGGCCGGCCTGGCGGATGTCGTCGAAGCTGGCCATGATGCAGCGCGCCAGCAGCGG
This genomic stretch from Eleftheria terrae harbors:
- a CDS encoding FAD-linked oxidase C-terminal domain-containing protein — translated: MNAPEAVQPPSLDSGTASPAEAGLRERQAEVVRALRGVLPDSALLWRREDTTPYECDGLTAYRELPLAVALPDTETQVAAVLRVCHQLGVPVVARGAGTGLSGGALPHRLGVTLSLARFNKILQLDAHARTAVVQAGVRNLAISEAAAAYGLYYAPDPSSQIACTIGGNVAENSGGVHCLKYGLTLHNVLKVRGYTVAGEPLELGADALDAAGLDLLAVFVGSEGMLGVVTEVTVRLVPKPLLARCIMASFDDIRQAGQAVADIIAAGIIPAGLEMMDKPMTAAVEDFVHAGYDLAAEAILLCESDGTPEEVQEEIGRMVDVLVAAGATRVEVSRDEAQRLKFWSGRKNAFPASGRMSPDYMCMDSTIPRKKLADILLAIAGMEKKYGLRCANVFHAGDGNLHPLILFDANDPDQLHRCELFGADILETSVALGGTVTGEHGVGIEKLNSMCVQFSPEEREQMLALKRAFDPAGLLNPGKVIPTLHRCAEYGKMHVRKGLLPFPELERF
- a CDS encoding CsbD family protein; amino-acid sequence: MNRDQVKGRMEEAKGKVKEVAGQATDNHSLEAKGRVQKNAGDLQADYGDAKEQVKDALHRRH
- a CDS encoding pyridoxamine 5'-phosphate oxidase family protein, which produces MALLNDTSPQERLWDMIRDIRFAMVTTRHNDGQLRSRPLTTQNRSIDEGAVLWFFISRSSELAADLRDDGAVNVAYASPDKDRYISLAGFARLSDDAARKQELWNTATQAWFPNGPDDPDVALLAVHIDHAEYWDVESSKMVQLFKMAKAAMTGQRPHDMGEHREVRL
- the glcF gene encoding glycolate oxidase subunit GlcF, with product MQTHLAPEFQDTPEGEEAQAILRSCVHCGFCTATCPTYQLLGDELDGPRGRIYLMKQVLEGEPVTRSTQLHLDRCLTCRNCESTCPSGVQYGRLVDIGRKIVEEKVPRPRMERALRTALKEGLTSPLFAPAMKLGQAVRPLLPAALKHKVPASDRSGRAHLWPTRDHPRKVLMLTGCVQPAMMPNINSATARVLDAAGIQTLVADEAGCCGAIRTHLNDTEGGLDDMRRNIDAWWPVVVRGGVEAIVMNASGCGVTVKDYGHHLRHDPAYAEKAERIGALTRDLSELLPELLPALRQQLHRSSAAGPLPKLAFHPPCTLQHGQKLRGGVEAGLRELGFEVELAVGEAHLCCGSAGTYSVLQPDIAYRLRDRKLSQLLPHQPQAIVSANIGCIQHLQTGTQTPVKHWIEVLDQALA
- the glcE gene encoding glycolate oxidase subunit GlcE, with amino-acid sequence MSSFPSSPELQALVERVRAAAAEGRRLRIQAGGTKAFYGEPGEDAEPLDVRPLAGISSYEPTELVVTARCGTPLAELEAALAEKGQCLPFEPPRYAEGGTVGGMVAAGLSGPARAAVGAVRDYVLGATLLNGRAEVLSFGGQVMKNVAGYDVSRLLAGSMGVLGVILEVSLKVLPVAPASATVRFEMDQATAIRRVNEWAGQPLPLHASAWWSGMLVLRLSGAHAAVQAALRKLGGERVPPEAAADFWDGLRDQRDEFFLQAQTAVDGGASLWRLSVAPTAAPLQLSGEQLLEWGGGQRWLCTAAPAAAVRDAARAAGGHATLFRGSEQRQGVFAPLPAPLDRLHRELKKAFDPQQLFNPGRLYPGL